TGCCAGGAAAAAATTGTCGTAGAATTAGAGACATTTCAGAGCAGATATTTTATACTAATGAATCGCTTTTCTCAGAAAATAACGAATTCTCAACTTATTTCACAGCAAACTCAGCTTGGTCAGATGTGTGGTTCTAAACGGTTATTTCGCGATCGCTACGAAATACTGCAAATTTTGGGTCGAGGTGGTTTTGGTGTCACTTTTTTAGCCAAAAATGCCGTATTACCTGGGAATCCTCTGTGTGTCATTAAACAACTTTGTCCGAAAGTAACTAGCCCCCAAAGTTGGCAAAGGGCATGTATGCGCTTTGAAAAAGAAGCAAGAACTTTGGGTCAACTCGGTAGTCATTCGCAAATTCCCATGCTATTAGACTACTTTCAGGCGAGTGGGGAGTTTTTTTTAATTCAAGAATACGTGCCGGGTTTGACTTTAGCGCGAGAAGTGCGGCAAACTGGGGCCAAAAGTGAAGCCTCAGTTAAGCAATTTCTCCAGGAATTATTACCTGTATTACAGTATCTTCATAAACATCATGTGATTCATCGGGATATTAAGCCCCAGAATTTATTGCGGTGTGAGTATGACGGTCGGGTAGTGCTGATTGATTTTGGTGCGGTGAAAGAGCAATTAGCTGATGCTTGTGAAAACTCAATGAATCACGCAAATACCAACTTTATCGGGACTAGGGGATTTGCACCACCTGAACAGTTTTCTCTGCGTCCAGTTTATGCCAGTGATATTTATGCACTGGGTATAACTTGTATTTATATGTTGACTGCAAAAAGTC
This Nostoc sp. C052 DNA region includes the following protein-coding sequences:
- a CDS encoding serine/threonine-protein kinase produces the protein MNRFSQKITNSQLISQQTQLGQMCGSKRLFRDRYEILQILGRGGFGVTFLAKNAVLPGNPLCVIKQLCPKVTSPQSWQRACMRFEKEARTLGQLGSHSQIPMLLDYFQASGEFFLIQEYVPGLTLAREVRQTGAKSEASVKQFLQELLPVLQYLHKHHVIHRDIKPQNLLRCEYDGRVVLIDFGAVKEQLADACENSMNHANTNFIGTRGFAPPEQFSLRPVYASDIYALGITCIYMLTAKSPLELDYDHNTGEISWQKHVSISNSFAQILGKMVKITLEDRFKTADEVIKALGNDSYSLTLANCLTTQKLNNKSITQHEIAKYEITKHEITQYENYDVYVPPVARTANAIRKLRARLKETR